A genomic window from Cupriavidus basilensis includes:
- a CDS encoding TagK domain-containing protein, producing the protein MSDSQTRPARTGATDPGFDRDSATPWPWDTPGGMHPGTADPFSVLRPAAGERAAQAAAPDRTDVIEQLKRQAEAALRDPDYVSTHAEASTGAASAVSAVPAQIARNPLQMLAREAGDAHSLMDMLATASHANTLIGSPQTQDDHPFFVIPPAPDVLWLFAGDIVPTRRRDVAAPLTRREHHLISMDSAYRPAQAQTQTQTPEPDPDAGDAAMLDVATLTPVTGHG; encoded by the coding sequence ATGAGCGACTCGCAGACCCGCCCGGCACGGACCGGCGCCACCGACCCCGGATTCGACCGCGATAGCGCTACGCCCTGGCCTTGGGACACGCCCGGCGGGATGCACCCGGGCACTGCCGATCCGTTCTCGGTGCTGAGACCAGCCGCTGGCGAGCGCGCAGCGCAAGCTGCCGCCCCCGATCGGACTGACGTGATCGAGCAGCTCAAACGCCAGGCCGAGGCGGCGCTGCGCGATCCCGACTACGTGAGCACCCACGCGGAGGCCAGCACCGGGGCGGCATCGGCTGTATCGGCTGTACCGGCGCAGATCGCTCGGAACCCGCTGCAGATGCTCGCACGCGAGGCCGGTGATGCCCACAGCCTGATGGACATGCTTGCCACCGCCAGCCACGCCAACACCCTGATTGGCTCCCCGCAGACCCAGGATGACCACCCGTTCTTTGTGATCCCGCCTGCGCCGGACGTGCTCTGGCTCTTCGCAGGGGACATCGTGCCCACCAGGCGCCGTGACGTCGCCGCTCCCCTTACCCGCCGCGAACACCACCTCATCTCGATGGATAGCGCCTACCGCCCTGCACAGGCACAAACGCAAACGCAAACGCCGGAGCCTGATCCGGATGCGGGCGATGCGGCCATGCTCGATGTGGCGACCCTCACTCCGGTAACCGGGCATGGCTGA
- a CDS encoding MotA/TolQ/ExbB proton channel family protein: MFSIIQAAGWPIWPLLLASVIALALIVERFLSLKRSKVLPPKLYDEALSVAHQRRATPEVVNTLEQDSPLGRVLAAGLRHVVLQPHTSRDAAKEVVEEAGRAVAHELERYLNALGTIASVAPLMGLLGTVIGMIEIFGSQGGAGASPEQLAHGISVALYNTAFGLIIAIPALIFWRYFRRRVDDYVAELEFRATAFLDAILPQRRA, translated from the coding sequence GTGTTTTCCATCATTCAAGCTGCCGGCTGGCCGATCTGGCCCTTGTTGCTCGCCTCGGTCATCGCCCTGGCGCTGATCGTCGAGCGTTTCCTCAGCCTGAAGCGCAGCAAGGTGCTGCCGCCCAAGCTGTACGACGAAGCCCTGTCGGTAGCGCACCAGCGCCGCGCCACGCCGGAGGTGGTCAACACGCTGGAGCAGGACTCCCCGCTGGGCCGCGTGCTGGCCGCTGGCCTGCGCCATGTGGTGCTGCAGCCCCATACGTCCCGCGATGCCGCCAAGGAAGTGGTCGAGGAAGCCGGGCGCGCCGTGGCACACGAGCTGGAGCGCTACCTGAACGCACTCGGCACGATCGCCTCGGTGGCGCCGCTGATGGGCCTGCTGGGCACCGTGATCGGCATGATCGAGATCTTCGGCAGCCAGGGCGGCGCCGGCGCCAGCCCGGAGCAGCTTGCACATGGCATCTCGGTGGCGCTCTATAACACCGCCTTCGGCCTGATCATCGCGATTCCAGCACTGATCTTCTGGCGCTACTTCCGCCGGCGCGTGGACGACTACGTGGCCGAGCTGGAATTTCGCGCCACCGCCTTCCTGGACGCCATCCTGCCGCAGCGCCGCGCCTGA
- the tssG gene encoding type VI secretion system baseplate subunit TssG: MFKGHDDNAPPALTATAPPGSYAGQAPWKLSFLGLLRHLSARHPGLPPIGRASRPRDEPFRAGQQAALTFAPREIAQVQPLPGRLKVQLFGLGMLGPNGALPIHLTEIVRERSETHRDSTTADFLDLFHHRAFTQFYRAWAGSQAAAGLDRRDDEVFSRYIGWLTGNEAEEIAHSPLPPHARLAAGAHQVREARNPDGIAATLSHFFGVSVRLEEYVLHWIAIDPAEHSRLGHPGAPSVMGQGAMLGEMVPDRQHKFRLVIGPLGLQQYLNFTPNGRDLPTLIEWVRAFVGHEFVWEAELQVIPDSAPPAILGSQERLGWSTWLGEPDRSRAITGMVFEPEHYATH; the protein is encoded by the coding sequence ATGTTCAAAGGACACGACGACAATGCGCCGCCAGCGCTAACGGCCACGGCGCCACCGGGAAGCTACGCCGGCCAGGCGCCGTGGAAGCTGAGCTTTCTGGGGCTCCTGCGGCATCTGTCCGCCCGGCACCCTGGCTTGCCCCCGATCGGGCGAGCCAGCCGCCCGCGCGACGAGCCATTCCGGGCTGGCCAGCAGGCCGCGCTCACCTTCGCGCCCCGCGAGATCGCGCAGGTGCAGCCGCTGCCTGGCCGGCTCAAGGTGCAGTTGTTTGGCCTGGGCATGCTGGGGCCGAACGGGGCACTGCCGATCCACCTGACGGAAATCGTACGGGAGCGCAGTGAAACACACCGGGACAGCACCACCGCCGATTTCCTGGATCTGTTCCACCATCGCGCTTTCACGCAGTTCTACCGTGCCTGGGCCGGCTCGCAAGCCGCGGCGGGCCTCGATCGGCGCGACGACGAGGTGTTCTCCCGCTATATCGGTTGGCTGACGGGCAACGAAGCCGAAGAGATCGCGCACAGTCCCCTGCCCCCGCACGCGCGGCTCGCCGCCGGTGCGCATCAGGTGCGCGAAGCACGCAATCCCGATGGCATTGCAGCCACGCTCTCGCACTTCTTCGGGGTATCCGTCAGGCTGGAAGAATATGTGCTGCACTGGATCGCCATCGATCCGGCCGAGCACAGCCGCCTGGGGCATCCGGGCGCCCCAAGCGTCATGGGGCAAGGCGCCATGCTTGGCGAGATGGTACCGGACCGCCAGCACAAGTTCCGCCTGGTGATCGGTCCGCTCGGGCTGCAGCAGTACCTGAACTTTACGCCCAACGGCCGGGACCTTCCGACGCTCATTGAATGGGTGCGCGCCTTCGTAGGCCATGAATTCGTTTGGGAAGCCGAGCTGCAGGTGATCCCTGACTCGGCGCCACCTGCCATCCTGGGCTCACAGGAACGCCTGGGCTGGTCGACATGGCTGGGCGAACCGGATCGCAGCCGCGCCATCACCGGCATGGTGTTCGAGCCCGAACACTACGCGACACATTGA
- a CDS encoding ImpA family type VI secretion system protein, which produces MKAKTRPVPAPRPEFPFPELLEPVSPDGPCGDDLEYDPEFVVLLAKAAPKADAQYGDFVSEPEACNWAELERDCRRLLLRTRDIRILVLQLRCRTRLAQTAGLRDGLEALAQLLTKWPDAIHPQLMVDDEADPAMRANALAALADPEGLMRDVRALTITGNAALRLQVRDVERSLGVPRPVDAPAPESVRLQLQDLRQQHSPALLALDEAAGYAAAIDGWAKANLQHDRPDLSPLLKLLGTMTGNVAAAAPPLPDLSIAASTGDGAAGGFGPMAATGHAAADMPRDRDAALAGVRTARQWFELHEPSSPVALLLRQAERLTGKRFDEVFQAIPAELVERWAQDNS; this is translated from the coding sequence ATGAAAGCCAAAACCAGGCCCGTACCGGCGCCAAGACCTGAATTTCCCTTCCCAGAGCTGCTGGAACCGGTCTCTCCCGACGGGCCATGCGGCGATGACCTGGAGTACGACCCTGAATTCGTCGTGCTTCTGGCCAAGGCCGCTCCGAAGGCGGATGCACAGTACGGCGACTTCGTCAGTGAGCCGGAAGCCTGCAACTGGGCCGAGCTGGAGCGCGACTGCCGGCGCCTGCTCTTGCGAACGCGCGACATCCGCATTTTGGTGCTGCAGCTGCGGTGCCGTACCCGGCTAGCCCAGACGGCCGGGCTGAGAGACGGCCTCGAGGCGCTGGCGCAACTGCTGACGAAATGGCCGGATGCGATCCATCCGCAGTTGATGGTCGATGACGAAGCCGATCCTGCCATGCGCGCCAACGCACTGGCCGCGCTGGCCGACCCGGAAGGGCTGATGCGGGACGTGCGGGCGTTGACGATCACGGGCAATGCCGCGCTTCGGCTGCAGGTCCGGGACGTCGAGCGTTCGCTCGGTGTGCCACGGCCCGTGGACGCCCCGGCGCCGGAATCGGTGCGCCTGCAATTGCAGGATCTGCGCCAGCAGCACAGCCCCGCCCTCCTCGCATTGGACGAAGCCGCGGGATATGCCGCTGCCATCGACGGCTGGGCGAAAGCCAACCTCCAGCACGACCGCCCTGACCTGAGCCCGCTGCTCAAGCTGCTCGGCACGATGACGGGCAATGTCGCGGCCGCCGCCCCGCCGCTGCCCGATTTGAGCATCGCGGCCTCGACAGGCGACGGTGCCGCAGGTGGTTTTGGCCCTATGGCGGCCACCGGGCATGCAGCCGCCGACATGCCGCGGGACCGCGATGCCGCCTTGGCCGGCGTGCGCACCGCTCGTCAATGGTTCGAACTGCATGAACCCAGCAGCCCCGTAGCGCTACTGCTCAGGCAAGCCGAGCGGCTGACCGGCAAGCGCTTCGATGAAGTGTTCCAGGCAATCCCCGCCGAGCTGGTGGAGCGCTGGGCGCAGGACAATTCGTGA
- the tssF gene encoding type VI secretion system baseplate subunit TssF encodes MDPQLLDYYNRELVYMRELAGEFANQHPKVARRLGMHGTEVADPYVERLIEAFCFLSARTQIKLDAEFPRFTQRLLEVVYPNYVAPTPSIAVAQFRPSRVAGDFARGVEVPRGAQVDAAPAPGEKTACQFRTTQPLTLWPLEIAEARLTGIPPDIRGLERYVPAHLTVQGALRLRLRCTHDATFDQLPGLDQLPVYLCGDDQIASHLFELLHSASVATLIGQPGAMSERPCAVTEDAVSYVGMGPGEGALPLPWNNFFGHNLLHEYFACPQRFYFFGLNKLAQGFGQIRGKEAEIVVLLSTPPGNLISQVDRDQFALFCTPVVNLFPKRTDRIEITPGRTDFHLVADRQHPLDYEIYAVKQLSGQKSEHSASIAFQPLFATLNSDEGNHGRYFSLRRERRLISEQARKYGTRTAYVGTELFVSLVDQHEAPYPDTLRYLSVESLVTNRDLPNLVPRNGLHDLTPAASIPVDGIGLIRAPSAPRPPYADGEMAWRLIRLLGFNYLSLTDLEHRSGGQGLRDMLRLFVASDDLAHQAQIQSLIGSKVEPVMRRLPGNGPLIYGRGIRCQLTVDEGGFSGISPYLFGVVLEHFLARHVSVNVFTQTELHSMQRGLVHRWPVRMGGRSAV; translated from the coding sequence ATGGATCCGCAACTGCTCGACTATTACAACCGCGAGCTCGTCTACATGCGCGAGCTGGCCGGGGAATTCGCCAATCAGCACCCGAAGGTGGCGAGGCGCCTGGGCATGCATGGCACCGAGGTGGCCGACCCCTATGTGGAACGCCTGATCGAGGCGTTCTGCTTTCTGTCGGCGCGCACCCAGATCAAGCTCGATGCGGAGTTTCCGCGCTTTACGCAGCGGCTGCTGGAGGTGGTCTACCCGAACTACGTTGCGCCGACGCCGTCGATTGCTGTCGCACAGTTCCGCCCCAGCCGGGTCGCGGGCGATTTTGCCCGTGGCGTGGAGGTGCCGCGCGGCGCGCAGGTCGATGCCGCGCCGGCGCCGGGCGAGAAGACGGCCTGCCAATTCAGGACCACGCAACCGCTAACGCTGTGGCCGCTCGAAATCGCCGAAGCCCGGCTCACTGGCATTCCACCGGACATTCGCGGGCTGGAGCGCTATGTGCCTGCCCACCTGACGGTACAGGGAGCGCTGCGCCTACGCCTGCGCTGCACGCACGATGCCACCTTCGATCAATTGCCCGGCCTGGACCAGCTGCCGGTCTATCTGTGCGGGGACGACCAGATCGCCTCGCACCTGTTCGAACTCTTGCACAGCGCCAGCGTCGCCACGCTGATCGGACAACCCGGCGCCATGAGCGAACGCCCCTGCGCGGTGACAGAGGATGCCGTCAGCTATGTGGGCATGGGTCCGGGCGAGGGTGCGCTGCCGTTGCCGTGGAACAACTTCTTTGGGCACAACCTGTTGCATGAATATTTCGCGTGCCCGCAACGCTTCTACTTCTTCGGTCTCAACAAGCTGGCGCAAGGGTTCGGCCAGATCCGCGGCAAGGAAGCCGAGATCGTCGTGCTGCTGTCAACGCCGCCCGGCAATCTGATCAGCCAGGTCGACCGGGACCAGTTCGCGCTCTTTTGCACACCGGTGGTCAATCTGTTCCCAAAACGCACCGATCGCATCGAGATCACGCCCGGGCGCACCGACTTCCATTTGGTCGCCGACCGACAGCATCCGCTCGACTACGAAATCTACGCCGTCAAACAGCTCTCCGGACAGAAGTCCGAGCACAGTGCCAGCATCGCCTTCCAGCCGCTCTTTGCCACGCTGAACAGTGACGAGGGCAATCACGGCCGTTACTTTTCCCTGCGGCGCGAGCGCCGGCTGATCTCGGAGCAGGCTCGCAAGTACGGCACCCGCACCGCATACGTCGGCACCGAGCTGTTCGTGTCGCTGGTGGACCAGCACGAGGCCCCTTACCCGGACACCTTGCGCTACCTGTCGGTGGAGTCACTGGTCACCAATCGCGACCTGCCCAATCTGGTACCGCGCAATGGCCTGCACGACCTGACCCCGGCGGCATCCATCCCCGTGGACGGGATCGGGCTGATCCGCGCGCCGTCGGCACCTCGGCCACCTTACGCGGACGGCGAAATGGCCTGGCGCCTGATTCGGCTGTTGGGCTTCAACTACCTGTCGCTGACCGACCTGGAGCATCGCTCAGGCGGCCAGGGGCTGCGTGACATGCTGCGGCTTTTCGTGGCGAGCGACGATCTGGCGCACCAGGCGCAGATCCAGAGCCTGATCGGCTCGAAGGTGGAGCCGGTCATGAGACGGTTGCCGGGCAACGGCCCGTTGATCTACGGCCGTGGTATCCGGTGCCAGCTTACCGTGGACGAAGGCGGCTTCTCCGGCATCAGCCCATACCTGTTCGGCGTGGTGCTGGAGCATTTCCTGGCGCGTCACGTGTCGGTCAACGTCTTCACGCAGACCGAACTGCACTCGATGCAACGCGGCCTGGTGCATCGCTGGCCCGTGCGCATGGGCGGCCGTAGCGCCGTGTAG
- the tssE gene encoding type VI secretion system baseplate subunit TssE, whose product MADHRPPRVPRRPNTQLLPTLFDRLRDDAPQRQTESASEYTVTRAQMREIIQRDLTYLLNTTSREDEIDRERYPAAAASTINYGVPPVAGSYLSERKWNDIVNIVRRAILDFEPRLIPGSLDVKALLKEDAPQRYNTLVFEIKGLIHMDPYPMAFTAQSSLDLETSRMSVQSIHTS is encoded by the coding sequence ATGGCTGACCACCGCCCACCGCGGGTACCGCGCCGCCCGAATACGCAACTGCTGCCGACGCTCTTTGACCGGCTGCGCGACGACGCGCCCCAACGGCAGACCGAAAGCGCGAGCGAATACACCGTCACGCGCGCCCAGATGCGCGAGATCATCCAGCGCGATCTCACCTATCTGCTCAATACCACCAGCCGCGAGGACGAAATCGATCGCGAGCGCTATCCCGCTGCCGCAGCATCGACAATCAACTACGGGGTACCACCGGTCGCCGGCAGTTACCTGTCCGAGCGTAAATGGAACGACATCGTCAACATCGTCAGGCGCGCTATCCTGGACTTCGAGCCGCGGCTCATTCCCGGCTCTCTGGACGTGAAGGCGCTTTTGAAGGAAGACGCGCCGCAGCGCTACAACACCCTGGTTTTCGAGATCAAGGGCCTGATCCATATGGACCCGTACCCGATGGCATTCACTGCCCAAAGCTCGCTCGACCTGGAAACCAGCCGGATGAGCGTCCAATCGATTCACACCAGCTGA
- the sodB gene encoding superoxide dismutase [Fe] gives MEHTLPPLPYAHDALAPHISKETLEFHHDKHHQTYVTNLNNLIKGTEFENSTLEEIVKKSSGGIFNNAAQVWNHTFYWDSLKPNGGGQPTGALADAINAKFGSFDKFKEEFTKTAVGTFGSGWAWLVKKADGSLDLVSTSNAATPLTTDAKPLLTCDVWEHAYYIDYRNARPKYVEAFWNVVNWDFASKNFAG, from the coding sequence ATGGAACATACTCTCCCCCCGCTGCCTTACGCTCATGATGCGCTCGCTCCGCACATCTCCAAGGAGACCCTGGAGTTCCACCACGACAAGCACCACCAGACCTACGTCACTAACCTGAACAACCTGATCAAGGGCACCGAGTTCGAAAACTCGACGCTCGAAGAGATCGTCAAGAAGTCCTCCGGCGGCATTTTCAACAACGCCGCGCAGGTGTGGAACCACACCTTCTACTGGGACTCGCTCAAGCCCAACGGCGGCGGCCAGCCGACCGGCGCGCTGGCTGATGCCATCAACGCCAAGTTCGGCTCCTTCGACAAGTTCAAGGAAGAATTCACCAAGACCGCGGTCGGCACCTTCGGTTCGGGCTGGGCCTGGCTGGTGAAGAAGGCCGACGGTTCGCTGGACCTGGTCTCGACCTCCAACGCCGCTACCCCGCTGACCACCGACGCCAAGCCGCTGCTGACCTGCGACGTGTGGGAACACGCTTACTACATCGACTACCGCAATGCCCGCCCGAAGTATGTCGAGGCATTCTGGAACGTCGTGAACTGGGACTTCGCCAGCAAGAACTTCGCTGGTTGA
- a CDS encoding ExbD/TolR family protein: MHFRSRQRREEPEINLIPLIDVLLVILIFLMITTTYSRYTELQIQLPTADAEKAQQRPGEIVVSVSAKGVYSINKQVMDQQDVTSLAQRLREVAGPADGQPPVLIVNADAQATHQSVINVMEAARLAGLPRLTFATQSSQAR, from the coding sequence ATGCACTTCCGATCCCGCCAGCGGCGTGAAGAACCGGAGATCAACCTCATCCCGTTGATCGACGTCCTGCTCGTGATCCTGATCTTCCTGATGATCACGACCACGTACTCGCGCTATACCGAGCTGCAGATCCAGCTGCCGACCGCCGACGCCGAAAAGGCGCAGCAGCGCCCCGGCGAGATCGTGGTATCCGTCTCCGCCAAGGGTGTCTATTCGATCAACAAGCAGGTCATGGACCAGCAGGACGTGACCAGCCTGGCCCAGCGCCTGCGCGAGGTAGCCGGCCCGGCCGATGGCCAGCCGCCCGTACTGATCGTCAATGCGGATGCGCAGGCCACGCATCAGTCGGTGATCAACGTCATGGAAGCGGCCCGCTTGGCCGGGCTGCCCCGCCTGACCTTCGCCACGCAAAGCTCACAGGCGCGCTGA
- the xseA gene encoding exodeoxyribonuclease VII large subunit, translating to MSEPLNFSRETQPMAPPGAREAIPVGELNHAIAQVLERSFPLTWVRGEISNFTRAASGHWYFSLKDARAQIRCVMFRGRNQHVDFTPREGEAVEVRALVSMYEARGELQLGVEGMRRAGLGNLYEAFLRLKEKLSQAGLFAPERKRPLPVHARTIGVITSLQAAALRDVISTLRRRAPHVPVVVYPVPVQGAGAAVKIAAMIDTASERNECDVLILCRGGGSIEDLWSFNEESVVQAIARCAVPVVSGVGHETDFTIADFVADVRAPTPTGAAELVSPDRSHMLLQASRARDALAQCMQRQLDRRAQNLDWLARRLRSPQAQLQERRLQIDNLMRHLRSALRDTVAAQRHRQQVLAMRWAAGRPDLALAQAELRRTALRLRDATQRQVERAGQRWQRAAGTLEVLAPQRTLERGYAVLLDQRGRALRSPSELRAGTVIEVHLAEGVADASLASVQPRLVER from the coding sequence ATGTCAGAACCGCTGAATTTTTCGCGTGAAACCCAGCCTATGGCCCCTCCCGGGGCGCGTGAGGCGATTCCCGTCGGAGAGCTGAACCACGCGATCGCCCAGGTACTGGAACGTAGTTTCCCGCTGACCTGGGTCCGGGGCGAAATCTCAAATTTCACACGCGCCGCCAGCGGCCACTGGTATTTCTCGCTCAAGGATGCGCGCGCGCAGATCCGCTGCGTGATGTTCCGCGGGCGCAACCAGCATGTCGACTTCACGCCGCGCGAGGGCGAGGCGGTCGAGGTGCGGGCGCTTGTATCCATGTATGAGGCGCGCGGCGAGTTGCAGCTCGGCGTGGAGGGCATGCGCCGCGCCGGCCTTGGCAATCTGTACGAGGCATTCCTGCGCCTGAAGGAAAAGCTCTCGCAGGCCGGGCTGTTCGCGCCCGAGCGCAAGCGGCCGCTGCCGGTCCACGCCCGCACCATTGGCGTGATCACCTCGCTGCAGGCAGCGGCCCTGCGCGACGTGATCAGCACGCTGCGCCGGCGCGCCCCGCATGTGCCCGTCGTGGTTTACCCGGTGCCGGTACAGGGCGCCGGCGCCGCGGTGAAGATCGCCGCCATGATCGACACCGCCAGCGAGCGCAACGAATGCGATGTGTTGATCCTGTGCCGCGGCGGCGGCAGCATCGAGGACCTGTGGTCGTTCAATGAGGAGAGCGTGGTGCAGGCCATTGCGCGCTGCGCCGTGCCGGTGGTCTCCGGCGTGGGCCACGAGACCGATTTCACCATCGCCGACTTCGTTGCTGACGTGCGCGCGCCCACGCCCACCGGCGCCGCTGAGCTGGTCAGCCCGGACCGCAGCCATATGCTGCTGCAAGCCAGCCGCGCGCGCGACGCGCTGGCCCAGTGCATGCAGCGCCAGCTCGACCGGCGCGCCCAGAACCTTGACTGGCTGGCCCGCCGCCTGCGCAGCCCGCAAGCGCAGCTGCAGGAGCGCCGCCTGCAGATCGACAACCTCATGCGTCACTTGCGCTCAGCGCTGCGCGATACCGTGGCCGCCCAGCGGCACCGCCAGCAGGTGCTGGCCATGCGCTGGGCGGCTGGCCGGCCTGACCTGGCCCTGGCCCAGGCCGAGTTGCGCCGCACCGCGCTGCGCCTGCGCGATGCCACGCAGCGCCAGGTTGAGCGCGCCGGCCAGCGCTGGCAGCGTGCCGCCGGCACGCTCGAGGTGCTGGCGCCGCAGCGCACCCTGGAGCGCGGCTATGCTGTGCTGCTGGACCAGCGCGGACGCGCCTTGCGCTCGCCGTCGGAGCTGCGCGCGGGCACCGTGATCGAAGTCCACCTGGCCGAAGGCGTGGCCGATGCCAGCCTCGCCAGCGTTCAGCCCCGGCTGGTGGAACGCTAA